From the Capnocytophaga sp. oral taxon 878 genome, the window TAGAATACGCTCCGGTACCTGCTACTGAGACACGCTTGAACAAGTTTATTGCTGATGCGGGTATCTGTTCGCGTAGGAATGCAGATGTGTATATTTCGGCAGGGAATGTAACGGTGAATGGAGTGGTGATGACTACCCTTGGCTACCGTGTGAAACCTACTGATGAGGTGCGTTTTGACGGTAAACTGCTATCTTCGGAGAAGAAAGAATATATATTACTGAATAAGCCTAAAGGCTTTATTACTACCACTAATGATGAGAAAGGGCGCAAGACCGTAATGGACTTGGTAGCTAACGCTACTAATGTGCGTATTTTGCCGGTAGGACGCCTTGACAGGGCTACTACAGGGCTACTACTGCTTACTAACGATGGTGAACTTACCAAAAAACTAACCCACCCTACTCACGGGGTACGCAAAATATACCATGTTATTTTGGATAGGAAGTTGGAATATAAAGACTTCGTGGCAATACAAGAAGGACTAGAATTGGAGGACGGGTTCATTGAAGTAGATGAGATTAGTTACGTAAATGATAAGCCTAAGAACGAAATAGGTATTAAAATACATAGTGGACGCAACCGTATAGTACGCCGTATTTTTGAGCATTTGGGTTACCAAGTGGATAAACTTGATAGGGTGGTATTTGCGGGACTAACGAAAAAGGATTTGCCTCGCGGACATTGGCGTAGGCTAACCCAACAAGAAGTGATAAACCTGAGAAATATGAAATAGTGCCAAAGCACACTTTATTATCTTGAATAAGAATTTAGACCCTAATAAAGAGAATTACTCGGCGCAGGAGCTTGATATAGAGCGAGCCCTGCGCCCTTTATCGTTCGATGATTTTGCCGGACAAGAAGCTGTATTGGAAAATCTTAAAGTATTTGTAAAGGCCGCTAATATGCGAAACG encodes:
- a CDS encoding pseudouridine synthase → METRKFNNNYKKNNYASDGNTERKPYNNSSYKNNDNRKSYSSNGRKEYNESPYKKNSYSQNNENRSYNKPYSGESNNSERNNRYNNNNSERNNRYNNNNSERNNGYSNNNRYNNSENRYNNSENRYNSGENRYNNGDKYAKNDYRGGNNNRYNNNNENKYSSNNNRYNNGNKFNKKPFANTYKNNSEPVEYAPVPATETRLNKFIADAGICSRRNADVYISAGNVTVNGVVMTTLGYRVKPTDEVRFDGKLLSSEKKEYILLNKPKGFITTTNDEKGRKTVMDLVANATNVRILPVGRLDRATTGLLLLTNDGELTKKLTHPTHGVRKIYHVILDRKLEYKDFVAIQEGLELEDGFIEVDEISYVNDKPKNEIGIKIHSGRNRIVRRIFEHLGYQVDKLDRVVFAGLTKKDLPRGHWRRLTQQEVINLRNMK